The following coding sequences lie in one Thalassoglobus polymorphus genomic window:
- a CDS encoding Gfo/Idh/MocA family protein translates to MSTTQSRNLLRAGMVGMGMIFDETYRPFFESVQTTGLTGQSFPTCDVTLSAVATRTGKRAEAYRGRASGRLAEFESCAGADSVQKMLQDKPDFVCVATPDDRHFAAAKTALEAGCHVIIEKPSVLTLDELDQLQQIATEKNVLAKVVYHKLLDPDHKKLRTLVVDGQLNHVNNGYCTLLEPKSISGGQFAEWIKGRNPGTYVAVHYIKLIDFTFGGKLKSVTCTGQRGLVGPADGPTWDSTQLRLIYEYEDQREAAFDIHTSWVTPDNFPGYVEQEVQFRFDNGLWNGHSRKRGIECTIEGETPFTKKISMNNHYNGEFLEPWNERSQRGYGVEVIERFAREVAHVELGGPVEERGQRLKEISAYDYNDLSADRQVVAAVQAMEAILERHAAGTPDSVAYLNTDEGGLVLYSPGSVKPEILYKGQV, encoded by the coding sequence GTGTCAACAACACAATCGCGAAACTTGTTGCGAGCAGGCATGGTCGGAATGGGGATGATCTTCGACGAGACGTATCGCCCCTTCTTTGAATCTGTTCAGACAACAGGTCTCACGGGCCAATCCTTTCCGACCTGTGATGTCACCCTGTCCGCAGTTGCAACACGAACCGGCAAACGTGCGGAGGCATATCGCGGTCGGGCGAGCGGCCGGCTTGCAGAATTCGAAAGTTGTGCAGGAGCGGACTCCGTCCAGAAGATGCTGCAGGACAAACCAGATTTTGTCTGTGTCGCGACTCCTGATGACCGCCACTTTGCGGCAGCAAAAACTGCTCTTGAAGCGGGATGTCATGTCATCATTGAGAAGCCCTCAGTGTTGACGCTCGACGAACTCGATCAACTTCAACAGATTGCAACCGAAAAGAATGTGTTGGCGAAAGTCGTCTACCATAAATTACTTGACCCAGACCACAAGAAGCTCCGCACGCTCGTTGTCGATGGACAGTTGAACCATGTCAACAACGGTTACTGCACACTGCTTGAGCCGAAATCGATTTCAGGCGGTCAATTTGCCGAATGGATCAAAGGGAGAAATCCCGGAACTTACGTAGCGGTCCATTACATCAAACTCATTGACTTCACATTTGGTGGGAAACTAAAAAGTGTGACATGCACTGGACAACGTGGACTCGTTGGCCCTGCGGATGGTCCAACCTGGGACTCCACGCAATTACGATTGATTTATGAATACGAAGATCAACGCGAGGCCGCGTTTGACATTCACACAAGCTGGGTGACTCCCGACAACTTCCCAGGTTATGTTGAACAAGAAGTGCAATTCCGTTTCGACAATGGTCTCTGGAACGGACACAGCCGCAAACGCGGGATTGAATGCACCATCGAAGGAGAAACTCCGTTCACTAAGAAAATCTCGATGAATAACCACTACAACGGTGAGTTCCTCGAACCATGGAACGAACGATCACAGCGTGGATACGGCGTTGAAGTCATCGAGCGATTTGCTCGGGAAGTGGCTCATGTCGAATTAGGTGGCCCAGTTGAGGAACGTGGTCAACGGCTGAAAGAAATTTCCGCATACGATTACAATGACCTTTCCGCTGATCGGCAGGTTGTTGCGGCGGTCCAAGCAATGGAAGCGATCCTTGAACGCCATGCCGCTGGGACTCCCGATTCTGTTGCGTATCTCAATACAGACGAAGGTGGACTCGTTTTGTACTCTCCCGGAAGTGTCAAACCAGAAATTTTATACAAAGGTCAAGTTTAA
- a CDS encoding class-III pyridoxal-phosphate-dependent aminotransferase: MTTESINQKATVLHDGETASNELRRRNVSTEPRCLRTPTSSMAVIESSAGSYHYTVEGRKLMDFTSGVLVSNLGHNPTRWWKRLYDYLGHGELVQKLHDGISESDEQFVRAAPLTVYNAVSPLEVESCERLLKSMRSESGGARMEQVLWAASGSEAVQKALWASLAHREEGDIIIATRDGFHGKKGLSAAITGNENSPDRDPRVRFISFPKEECYSVEKRREPLDLTKYEAELTALANEFGSRLCCVVTEPYLGGGGSFHPQKEYLQLLQRFCREWDIPFILDEIQANFGRTGSMYAYSHYGVEPDIVLLGKGLGNGIPVDAAVGRSDLFGALGYGDGSDTWSAHPLGCAAVLATLDEFEAGNVIEECQELGSVLEEGLLRLTELPAVAAVRGEGTVWGVEFQALKSDKADHTPEEVAMAAVEACYHGDGAGHAIHVLGPLAGRVIRIAPPLVLSTAEAREYLDAMYNILSRLPEFLSGDENWQPSQS, from the coding sequence ATGACGACTGAATCAATCAATCAAAAAGCGACCGTTCTACATGACGGCGAGACAGCTTCAAACGAACTTCGTCGACGCAATGTCTCGACAGAGCCTCGGTGCCTGCGAACGCCCACTTCCAGCATGGCTGTCATCGAAAGCAGCGCGGGCAGTTACCATTACACTGTTGAAGGTCGAAAGCTGATGGATTTCACCTCGGGTGTTTTGGTTTCTAACCTGGGACACAACCCGACACGTTGGTGGAAGCGACTTTACGACTACCTTGGACATGGAGAGCTGGTTCAAAAGCTTCATGATGGAATTTCAGAGAGCGACGAGCAATTTGTTCGCGCGGCTCCTCTGACTGTCTATAACGCGGTCTCTCCTTTAGAAGTTGAGTCATGCGAACGGCTTCTCAAAAGCATGCGTTCCGAGTCTGGCGGAGCCCGGATGGAACAGGTCCTGTGGGCAGCCAGTGGAAGCGAAGCGGTCCAGAAAGCACTTTGGGCATCTTTGGCGCACCGCGAAGAGGGAGACATCATCATCGCCACTCGCGATGGTTTCCACGGCAAGAAAGGCTTGTCCGCAGCGATCACAGGGAACGAAAACAGTCCTGACCGTGATCCACGTGTGCGATTCATCAGCTTTCCGAAAGAAGAGTGTTACTCCGTCGAAAAACGACGGGAACCTCTCGATCTGACGAAATACGAAGCAGAACTGACTGCACTCGCAAACGAATTCGGTTCACGTCTTTGCTGCGTTGTCACTGAGCCATATCTCGGTGGTGGCGGATCGTTCCATCCTCAAAAAGAATACCTGCAACTGTTGCAACGTTTCTGCCGAGAATGGGACATTCCATTTATCCTGGACGAAATTCAAGCGAACTTTGGACGCACCGGTTCAATGTATGCCTACTCCCATTACGGCGTTGAGCCAGACATTGTCCTCCTCGGGAAGGGACTCGGCAACGGAATTCCCGTCGATGCCGCAGTCGGTCGGTCCGATCTCTTCGGGGCGCTGGGCTATGGTGACGGTTCGGACACCTGGAGTGCCCATCCACTTGGATGTGCTGCTGTGCTGGCAACGCTCGATGAATTTGAAGCTGGAAATGTCATCGAAGAATGTCAGGAATTGGGATCGGTTCTGGAAGAAGGCTTGTTGCGTTTGACCGAACTCCCTGCCGTAGCTGCCGTACGTGGTGAAGGAACGGTTTGGGGTGTTGAATTCCAAGCTTTGAAAAGCGACAAAGCTGACCACACTCCGGAAGAAGTAGCGATGGCTGCCGTGGAGGCCTGTTACCATGGCGATGGTGCGGGACATGCCATCCACGTTCTCGGACCTTTGGCAGGTCGCGTGATTCGAATCGCTCCTCCATTGGTGCTTTCAACAGCGGAAGCACGGGAATATCTGGACGCCATGTACAACATCTTGTCTCGGCTCCCAGAATTTTTGAGTGGTGACGAAAACTGGCAACCGTCGCAGTCTTAA